The sequence below is a genomic window from Cobetia sp. cqz5-12.
CGTGCGTGCCAACCGCCGTCTGACGATTCCGGAAATGAATGCCCTGCTGCGTGACATGGAGCGCACCGAGCGCTCCGGGCAATGCAATCATGGCCGACCGACCTGGACCGAGCTTTCGATGCATGAGCTCGACAAGCTGTTCCTGCGTGGCCAGTAGATGACGCCCCGTGTCGTCGCGGTTCACCCCTGATTCACCTCCCAGCCCAGACAATAGGCCATGACCCAGATTCAACCCCCTGAAGATTCCCGACACCACGCGCCTGAGGTGGCTGACAAGCCGCCTGTCGTGTTGTTGATGGGGCCGACAGCCTCCGGCAAGACCGACCTCGCCATTCGCTGGCACGAGGAGCAGGGCGCGGAGCTGGTCAGTGTCGATTCGGCGCTGATCTATCGCGGCATGGATATCGGCACGGCCAAGCCGAGCGCGGCAGAGCTGGCCCGAGCGCCACACCGCCTGATCGACTTTCTCGACCCGCTGGAGAGCTATTCCGCCGCCGAGTTCCGTCGCGATGCGCTGGCGCATATCGCCGAGATCCAGTCCCGCGGCAAGATGCCGCTGCTGGTCGGTGGCACCATGATGTATTTCAAGCGTCTGTTGGAAGGCGTGGCGGAGCTTCCGGCGGCGGATGCCGAGCTGCGCGCGGAGCTCGAGGCGCGCATCCAGTCCGAGGGGCTGGATGTGCTGCATGCGCAGCTGGCGCGGCTTGATCCGGCCACGGCACAGCGCATTCGGGCCACTGACCCCCAGCGGCTGACACGTGCACTGGAGGTCTGTCTGATCAGCGGGCGCCCGATGAGCGAGCTGCTCGCGGAGCAGCCAGAGGCGGAACTTCCGTTCCACCCGATAGCGATCGCACTGGCGCCCCACGATAGAGCCGTGTTACATGAACGTATCGAGACGCGTTTTGATCAGATGTTGGAACAGGGCTTCATTGCCGAGGTCGAAGCGCTTAAGGCACGTCCGGAGCTGCATGCGGGCCTGCCCTCGATACGTTGTGTCGGCTACCGTCAGGTGTGGGATTTTCTCGATGGCCATCTGAGCCGGGATGAGATGCGCGAACGCGGCATCATCGCGACGCGTCAACTCGCCAAGCGACAGTTGACCTGGTTGCGGAGCTGGCAGGGGATTCACCCGGTGGATTCCATGGGTGTAGATCCTTACAGTGAAACCTTGAAAATCGTGCGCCAGACCTGCACTTAGCGTAACATGAGCGGTCACGACCCGCGCCCGTGAAGCCCCCTCAAGAGGGCAACCCGGAGCGCTGGCGAACATAACCATACTTACCTCGAACGAGACATTTTTACGGAGAGTCACATGTCCAAAGGTCAATCACTCCAGGACCCGTACCTGAACATCCTGCGCAAGGAACGTATCCCGGTCTCGATCTTCCTGGTCAACGGCATCAAGCTGCAGGGCCAGATCGAATCCTTCGATCAGTTCGTGATCCTGCTGCGCAATACTGTCTCCCAGATGGTTTACAAGCACGCTATCTCGACCGTGGTGCCGTCGCGCAATGTGCGCCTGCCGGCCCAGGATCCGAGCGTGCCGTCCACAGAAAGCTGAAGTTAGAGGCGCTGATTGTTCTTCGAACGACCCGAAGCCGGTGAAACGGCCGTCCTGGTGCATGTCAATTTCCGGGACGAAAAAGAACGCGAGGATGCCGGTGAGCTCCTCGAACTCGTACGTTCGGCAGGCGCCGTGCCGGCGACCCTCATCGAGGGTAGCCGGCCCCGCCCCGACTCCCGTACGTTCATCGGAGAAGGCAAGCTTGAGGAAGTGCAAGAGGCCCTGGCCGTGCACGAAGCCGAGCTGGTCATTTTCAACCATTCATTGAGTCCTTCCCAGCAGCGTAACCTCGAAGCCACGCTCAAGTGTCGCGTCATTGACCGTACCGGTCTGATTCTCGACATCTTTGCCCAGCGTGCGCGGACCCATGAGGGCAAGCTGCAGGTGGAACTCGCACAGCTCGAGTACATGTCCACCCGCCTGGTGCGGGGTTGGACCCACCTTGAGCGTCAGAAAGGCGGTATCGGTCTGCGAGGCCCGGGGGAAACCCAGCTCGAGACTGACCGTCGCCTGTTGCGCGCCCGTATCAAGTCGATCCACAAGCGACTCGAGAAGGTGCACAAGCAGCGCGATCAGAACCGCCGTGCCCGTGCGCGTGCCGAGATCCCGAGTCTGTCGCTGGTCGGCTATACCAACGCCGGCAAGTCGACGCTGTTCAACGCGCTGACCACCTCCGAGGTGTACGCCGCCGATCAGCTGTTCGCGACGCTGGACCCGACGCTGCGTCGTCTGGAACTCGAGGATGTCGGTCCGGCAGTCCTGGCCGATACCGTCGGCTTCATTCGTCATCTGCCGCACAAGCTGGTGGAAGCCTTCCAGGCGACCCTGCAGGAAGCGGCGGAAGCGGATCTGCTGGTACATGTCATCGACGCCGCAGATCCGGAGAATGACCGCAATACCGAGCAGGTCAATCACGTGCTGAGCGAGATTGATGCTGGTGACGTGCCGCGTCTGCTGGTCATGAACAAGATCGATCGTCTCGACATGGCACCACGCATCGAACGTGATGGCTTCGGTCGTCCGCTGGCAGTGTGGCTGTCGGCACGTGACGGCAAGGGGCTGGATCTGCTGATGCAGGCCTTCGCCGAGCTGCTGTCCGACAACGTCATCTCCATGCAGCTGACGCTGGGGCCTGCCAAGTCCCGTCTGCGGGCAGGCCTGCATGAGCTGGACGCGGTCAAGGACGAGCAATATGACGAGCAGGGCAATGCACTGCTGGACATTCGTCTCGAGAAACGCGACTTTCTGCAGTTGTTGTCGCATCTTGGTGAATCGCCTGAAGATTATCTCGGCGGTGAACATGACGACCGCGAAGCCTGGCAGCGTGAGCTGTCCGCCGAACGCGCGGAAAAGCATCGCGTGTCGGTCACGCACAAGTCCTGATACCGTCTGGTAACGCGACTTGCGCTGGCGCGCTGCGCAGCGGCTCGTTCAGTGGTAACGCACGACGCATCGTGTCTAGAAAGCACTACCCGGCATCCATCGCCGCGCACGAATGACGATGGGTGCCCTCGCGCAGGGCCTGCCCTGCG
It includes:
- the miaA gene encoding tRNA (adenosine(37)-N6)-dimethylallyltransferase MiaA produces the protein MTQIQPPEDSRHHAPEVADKPPVVLLMGPTASGKTDLAIRWHEEQGAELVSVDSALIYRGMDIGTAKPSAAELARAPHRLIDFLDPLESYSAAEFRRDALAHIAEIQSRGKMPLLVGGTMMYFKRLLEGVAELPAADAELRAELEARIQSEGLDVLHAQLARLDPATAQRIRATDPQRLTRALEVCLISGRPMSELLAEQPEAELPFHPIAIALAPHDRAVLHERIETRFDQMLEQGFIAEVEALKARPELHAGLPSIRCVGYRQVWDFLDGHLSRDEMRERGIIATRQLAKRQLTWLRSWQGIHPVDSMGVDPYSETLKIVRQTCT
- the hfq gene encoding RNA chaperone Hfq, translating into MSKGQSLQDPYLNILRKERIPVSIFLVNGIKLQGQIESFDQFVILLRNTVSQMVYKHAISTVVPSRNVRLPAQDPSVPSTES
- the hflX gene encoding ribosome rescue GTPase HflX codes for the protein MFFERPEAGETAVLVHVNFRDEKEREDAGELLELVRSAGAVPATLIEGSRPRPDSRTFIGEGKLEEVQEALAVHEAELVIFNHSLSPSQQRNLEATLKCRVIDRTGLILDIFAQRARTHEGKLQVELAQLEYMSTRLVRGWTHLERQKGGIGLRGPGETQLETDRRLLRARIKSIHKRLEKVHKQRDQNRRARARAEIPSLSLVGYTNAGKSTLFNALTTSEVYAADQLFATLDPTLRRLELEDVGPAVLADTVGFIRHLPHKLVEAFQATLQEAAEADLLVHVIDAADPENDRNTEQVNHVLSEIDAGDVPRLLVMNKIDRLDMAPRIERDGFGRPLAVWLSARDGKGLDLLMQAFAELLSDNVISMQLTLGPAKSRLRAGLHELDAVKDEQYDEQGNALLDIRLEKRDFLQLLSHLGESPEDYLGGEHDDREAWQRELSAERAEKHRVSVTHKS